The stretch of DNA CAATAATCAACAAATCGAAATCAAAAAACGATTTCGAATCTGTCTACGACTTCGATTCTGTGTTACTGTGAGTAAAAAACATAGAAAATTCTTATTAGATCCTGAAAACAGAAAACACCATTGACGAAGAAAAAAGCTTCGGCAACAATCTCCAGTATTTCAATCGAAAAGCAACAATCGAAGTTGTTTCTCAACAACATAAAACGATCCTCAACACAACACAGATTGCAGAGATGTTGCTggccaaaaaataaaacaatggaGAAAAATCGTTACCTGCAGAAAAACTTGTTGACTGTGCTCTGTTCTTCGCGCAACCAAAAATAATCATCGAACAGAAAAAGGTAATCTATATCTTTGTTGTAATATTACATTGTTAAGAAATATCATTACAAATAACATGATCATAAATTTTCCTATTCACAGTGCAATTTCTTCATGTTTATGCTAAATGCAATtcatcgattttttttttttccaaacaaaaacaTAATTACTGTGCAAAAAAATATCAACATTAATTTTCACAAATACttaaaatttcattaaaaaaaaataataaataaactaatatgTATATGATAACACACAGGAACCAATGGACCCCATGACAATCATCCTTTTCTACAATGGAACATGGGTAGACAAAACAACATACAATGATTATGAAGTGGCAGGTATACTAATCCCAATAAAATGTTCCTATAATGTTCTTGCACAGGAGATCTATGAAACCTTATCAATAGACAGAAACAAGTATGGAATTACAgtgaaatttcaaattaaagaaGGGATACCACCTATAACCATCAAAGATGACAATGGCTGCAAGTTCTACCATCAAATAAggaagaaaaatgatgatgaaacaaGATACCCTTTGATGGTAAACACATTTGAATCATCAGCATCACCTGAATGTCTTGCCAGCAACAATTATTTAGAAATTGGAGAAACAAGTATGCAGTGTACTGAACAGTTACCAACAAGAACAGAATATGCACAATTGGTAGCAGATTATGCTTATGATCATGCACAACAAGCACTGCAAACAAGTTCAGAGATAAACCAAGTAATTACAAATCCTCAAATTGACAGAATACATGTTGGCCAAGTCTTTTCAAACAAGCAAACACTGAAGAATgcaatcagcctatactcaattaGACAAAACCAGCCATTCAAGGTGAAGAGATCATCAACTCTTGACTATAAAATCGTTTGTGTTGATGAAAATTGCAAGTGGAGTTTCCTAGCTTCAAAACATGGAAAAACAGAAATGTTCAAAGTTAGGAAGATAAAATATGACCATACATGTTCGTTAGATATCACCTCCGGAAACCATCCTCAAGCCACAAGCAACCTAGTTGGGCATGTGATAAAAAACAAATTTGTCAACCCAAAAAGAAACTACACTCCAAATGAAATTGTAGACGACATTGCAGATGACTATAGTGTCTCAATATCCTACCAAAAAGCCTGGAGAGCAAGAGAAAAAGCTATGGTGGATGCTAGACGCTGCCCACAAGAATCGTATGGCGAAATACCATCCATATTATACATGATGCAAATATCCAATCCAGGTATTCTTTTTATACTCTTGCATATCGTAAATCAAAAAACTTAATAGTATactaatatagaaaaaaaaaattaataatttaacataaaacatcaaaatatattcaaaacagtatacaaaaatattcaataataaaataaactaaaaagttACTTATGTAACAGGAACAATCACAGATCTTGTTACTGATGAAGATGGTAAATTCAAGTATCTATACTTCGCTATAGGAGCTTCAATCAAAGGTTGGCAACATTGCACCCCAATAATAGTCACAGATGGTACATTCTTGACAAACCAATATGGAGGTACTCTATTGACTGCAAATGCACAAAATGCAAATCGGCATATATTTCCACTTGCATTCGCAATAGTGGATTCTGAAAATGACAACTCCTGGAATTGGTTCatgcaaaaaataaaagaaacataTGGAGAAAGAGAAGGACAATGCATAATCTCGGATAGGCATGAGAGTATATACAAAGCAACAAAGTCAAACTTCCCACTCCTAATGCATGGGGTATGTTGCTATCACTTgctcaaaaatctaaaaatgaaattcaaaaaaggAGGAGATGAGCTCAAACATGCATTTGATGGAGCTTCGAAAGCTTACACTATAGAAGAATTTGAGAAATGCATGCAAGATTTGGACAacattgacttaagaataagagaTTTCTTGGCCAATGAAGTTGGATATGATAAATGGACAAGGCTATACAGCATGAATAAAAGATACAAAACAATGACATCAAACATAGCAGAGTCAGTGAATGCAGCTCTCAAATCAGTAAGAGAATTACCAGTTGCAACCTTACTAGAATGTCTACACTCTTTGGTACAAAGATGGTATTGGGAAAACAAAAATAGAGCCTTGAAAACGGACACTACTTTGGCAAATATTCCAGAAAAGGCTCTCAAGAAACAAAGAGAAATGGGCTTAAAATACAAGGTACACTtaacattaatttaaattaaattttataatttgtttgaaaaatataaaaaaaaacattaacagTAAACCAAATAATTtctgaaaaaaatataataacaaaaacCTGTATAAATTCTTCATGCAGGTTGAGACAGCTAACCTTCTTGTATACAAAGTGCACGATTATACAAGCTCCTACATAGTAAATCTGGAAAACAAAACATGCACGTGTCAGAAGTTTGACTATGACGAAATGCCTTGCTCGCATGCAATGGCTGTACTAGCCAAAAGAAACTTCTCTTGCTACAAATACTGCTCCTACTACTACACTAAAGAAGCTTTCATGTCAACATATGAGGATAGCATACTTCCATTAGGTGAAGCAACATCATGGAATATACCAGAGGATGTGAAGAATATCACAGTACATCCACCAAAATATAAAAGACCAGCTGGGAGGCCAAAGAAAGATAGATATAAAGGAGCAATGGACACAAAAACAAAAGTCAAGTGTGGGAAATGCAACCAAAAAGGACATAATCGACGGTCTTGCAAAAATGAAGCAATTCTAAATCCACTGAAGAGAAGAAAGTTACTTTAGAAACAAactatacaacaaaaaaatgtctttcagatttcttatttttacaaatataaGACAAAATAAAGGAACACTAAGAACTTctgatttttcattttaaataccttcatataaataaataaagatgaACACAAATGTGCTTACTGTTTTacgaaaattaacaaaataaacataacaaatatattttgtaaataaaatgatttcaaaaatataaaagaaaaaaccaaTAATTTGAATCTTGATTTATAATTTacaaaactattttaaaaatatcttcttAATTAACATTTTCATAAACAATTTAGTTGTTAATttgatagtaaaaaaaaatgtaatcaatattatttaacttaatttcttaaacataataaattgaaaaaataaacaaaaatacctCTATGATTTGAAAGTGTGTACCTCTTTtccaaaaaatataaataaaaaacagaAGATATATGCAACGGTTTACAAAccctgaaaaaagaaaaataccaaCTTAATCAGACCAAACTCAAAAAAAAGAAtacaacaaacaaaaaaaatacatactacCATTAACAAAAAACCAAACTGATAAAATTCCATAATAATCTTACATTATATTACACatctagtaaaaaaaaaaaacttcaaacttAACTCCAAAAGCAACCTGcattaatatcatattaaaGGTACTGAAAATAGTTCCAATATCCATACATACGTTTGACAAAATGACCAAGCAAAAAGAAGGTTAATATGTTTAACGTTCATAACTACCCAAACTAGTCAATAATAACCCGTACAAAAGTATCAAAACAACAAGAAACAAAAGTGTTTCCAACTACATTAAACAActacttctttttctttccatCCTTTTCCATCCTCCCAGGATACTCTGAAGGTGATTCATAACCACTCACTTCCTTCTTCTTAGCATGAACAAAGAGCTCAACACACAGCTTCTTTCGAACAAAAGGAATGTCCAACTCCTTCGGAATCTTGTCAATCAATCCATGAATAAAATACTCAGCGTACTTTATAACAAAAACACCACAGTCACTGTGACAAATCAAAAACAAACAGTTAGATACAAAAAAGAAACAGAAACGAATATAATCAAATAAgaacataaaaacaaaaaaataacaaaaaaaaaaagattaccaCTGCTCTTGTTGAGGCAAATCTTGAACGATAACAATTTCCAAAGGGTCTGTCTCACTCTTTCCTTGAAAAAATCCTGTGCTCTTATCAATATCTTTCCTTTGATCATAAAAATTTACATGTGACAACAAAATAGGCAACATGACAGCAAAAGCACGAACCAATTTTTCTGAGTTCTTGTACCTCCCAAATCTCATAGAATTGCACACTTTAAGACATCTCAAACGTATGTCAAAAATGCACATAATCCAGTGAGCCAAATCAATCAGATTAATAGCATTAAGACATTATCTAATTCAATCCATTTTCTACTGCAATACATACCAAAACCAGCTACGTATGCAGAAGCTTTGCTGTCCTTCTTAACAGATTCAATGTCACAATCATTCTTAACAAACTCATTATACATCTCAAAAATGCAAAGGCAAAAGGCAAAGAAACAATCAGTGGTATTAACAAAAGAGTTTACACTCTCATTGTACTTTATCTCCTTTCTCAAGTAGTAAAAACAAACATCCAAATGCtgcatcagaaaaaaaaaagccaaaataaattcataaaaaatcaaatataatgtaaaaacccatttaaaatcaaacataaaaataaaaaaaataaatggactAACCGAGCATGACAAATTTCTTCCAGGAGTCAGCAAATCATAAAACCACATCTTATCATCAATCTTCATAATTGCAAAATCCAACGGGACTTTCAATTTCCTATCACGTTCTTTAAACTTTTTAATCTTGTTCCTATCATTGAAACCGACCTTAAACCACTGCTCAAAAAGTTTAGACTGAAGATCATCAATACGGTCAAGTGCAACTGAAGAAAAAGCAAGCAACTTAGATTGTTCTCCCTTTGGTTTACTACTACTCCCAATAGAACCAAAATCAGATGTAAATGGACTCCTCAATGCAGATCCAATATTGGGAACCCTCTTTGCAAACTCATAAGAATTAGCTTCTAAATTCTTTTCCTAGAAACAAAATCAAACAGATTAATACATAAACAATAATAAACAAACCAATatacaaacaaaaaaagaaatacTTTGACAAACTGTTAATTCCATTAACATTATACGTACCTTTTTCAGGCTTCCTTCAAtggtttcaattttttcattaatgatcTCCATGGCTGACAAAGTAATACTATCTTCTGTACCTTGACTATCAAACAAGTTAGGAGACCCAATGACACCAGCCACAACAACATCAATTGCAGATGAATCAACCATATTTTTTCTTGCTTCACCACCAACATCATCCTTGGTAACTGATCCACCTTTTTTAGATTTGTCATCACCCTCATTAATTCCCTTTATAACTTCCTTGACAATAGAAGAAACAGCATCACCACCCATACcctaaaaaatgaaattaacatataatgagaaaaaaaaaataaaaaataaatatgaaaaaaaataaattaaggaaataaaaaataaaatatacaaagtggTTACCTGGTCATCaccatcatcttcatcatcttttGATTTCTTATTTAAATCTTTAAACTTAGCATGATCATCTTCATCTTGTTTTTTCCTCTTCTCTTTATCAGCATTAGCATCGGGCTGAGATGAAAGAAAACCCATTATATCAAAACTTGGAACATCATCATTATCACCCtacaaaacatatataaaactTATTGTGAAgcataaacttaaataaaaatataaaaatatttacataaaataacaacaaaattgTAAACAAAGTCAAAACTTATAGAAAACACACAAAAAATATGTAAACAGTAAAACACATTACCTGTAAACAAGAATACCGTAAACGCTTACATGTAaacaaatttttatataaaaacacaaaaacaaatagaaaacaaaaatattaccaaGAAAAGCAAAGGTGTCCTTCTTTAACCAAACCACCATCTCCAACATTTTGTAAACCTTCACCCTAATTAAAcatattgaaaataataatgatataaataaaaataattaaacataacaaataataaatcatattaattagtcttttaataaatcatatccatatacaaaataatttcttttaacaataaaatacaaaactgtaaacaacaaaatatttataaagGAAACATGAACAAAACCTCTACAACAGTGTCTCCCTCATTAACCAACACACCACCACTTTCAGCAAGATTTAAAACAGGATCCTGTtacaaacaaataattaaaaagaatatGAGAAAAACTAAGTAatcataaaaaagataaaactacttaatattgcaaaaaaaaaaaaaataaagctcattaaaataaaaaactatttacAAACATACAATAGAATAATCTTTAACATTTTCAGTAACCAAATCTACATCATCAACCTCTTTCATAACTAGATCctgaaaaaacaaacaaacacatcaattataaaaataagaactttaaaactataaaataaaaataaacaagtaaaaaaaaataaataatcatatttacATCCTTCACTGCCAAATCAACATTAACACCATCTTTCAAACCAGATTCCTGcattaaaacaaatattaataaacatacaAACGAATAATAGTAAGACAACTAAACAATTAACAAATGGATAAACACTCACATCATCACTATCACCACCACTATCATCACGGATATCCACGACACTCTGAGAAGCTTTTAAATCATCAAACTTTTCTTTCAAGTCATTAAATTTCAAATCCAAGTAAAATTGCAAACTTTCATCAATCTTAGAATCTATGTGGGAAATCATATTGAGTTCCAACTCCTTGAATCTACACTTAATATCTGATGTAAAACCCTCAAAAGACCCATCAAAATGTAATTGCTTTTGAATTACTTTTTTAACGTCCCTCCTTAActcatttaaaatagaagattgTAAACCAATCGCACCAACTCGATCAACATCAACATCTGAATCTTCCTTCTCAATAAACTCAAGACCAGATAGATTAAGCATTGATCTCTCTTCATCTGTAGGAAATATATATTCACCTTTCAGCTATcacgaaacaaaaaaaaaaaaaataaacacaattAGTAACCAataaacttcaaaaaaaaaaatgtaaactacataatatcaaaaaaataaataaaaatgtaccTTAGGAGATGAAAAAACTTTCCTCTCAACAGCACTATTATTAGGAAGACCCACATTCAACCATCTACAAATCCTATATTCTGGATCACTATCATATTCACAAAAACCAGCCTTCTGACAAAGAGGAATAGTTTCGTAAATCCAAACAAGAAATGCATAAGGAAAACAAGGCAACTTGTAAGTCCTCGAAGATTCTTTATCAGCAGCCTTTGCTTTCCCTTTACGCTTATCAATATGCTTGGAACCAATATCTTTCCCTGTTTTTTTCTTTGGTACACCCCTCAAACCAATCCTCAAGTTGTGTAAAGTTTTCTTAAAAACTAATTTTCCCCAAGGAAAACTCTCATAATCACCAATCCCAACAATATTGAGTATTTCATTAGGAACCTTCTTGGAATTAGGGCTTGTGAACAAGCAATTAGAAACGAAATACAACACCGCCATCTTAACAGCGTATTCGTCCAACTTAAAATCACTATACCTAAACCTCTCCTCCACAGCACTGACTGTTACTTGTTGATCACTAAAATACTTATCCACAAATGCATTCTCCTTCTTTGCATAACCACTCATATCAGAATCACCAACACATAATAAACCAGTCACAACAGCAAACTCAGCCAAACTAAACCTGAAATTTTGAGAACCAAATTTGAACCACATTTCATAAGGATTTTTCTGGTGTACCTCCCTGTGCAAAGCACTGTGAATCAACTGAGTTTGCATTGCAATTGGATTCATGTCCAAAAAATGTCCAAAACATGTCTCACGAAACAGCTTTGCTTGAGAAGGAGTCAATTTACTATTGATAATGGCAATAACATTGTTTTCATggttaggaaaaaaaattattcttccACCAACCCTATCCTCATGCTTGAAATATAACTCCCActcctaaaaaattaaaatagtaatcacataaaaaaattaaaataaaaaattacaaataaacaAAACTATGTAAACAAAACAAATC from Cannabis sativa cultivar Pink pepper isolate KNU-18-1 chromosome 2, ASM2916894v1, whole genome shotgun sequence encodes:
- the LOC133034852 gene encoding uncharacterized protein LOC133034852, translating into MCIFDIRLRCLKVCNSMRFGRYKNSEKLVRAFAVMLPILLSHVNFYDQRKDIDKSTGFFQGKSETDPLEIVIVQDLPQQEQCDCGVFVIKYAEYFIHGLIDKIPKELDIPFVRKKLCVELFVHAKKKEVSGYESPSEYPGRMEKDGKKKK
- the LOC115717639 gene encoding uncharacterized protein LOC115717639, whose product is MVNTRSSLSPSGSSKLLLDKLKMKKTISEDDNEDLSGGSEGSGDVSVKEVKRKQYNRGNKKVTDDRPLKKLKQVVEYDEDFYDSDDLEVENNESMKEWELYFKHEDRVGGRIIFFPNHENNVIAIINSKLTPSQAKLFRETCFGHFLDMNPIAMQTQLIHSALHREVHQKNPYEMWFKFGSQNFRFSLAEFAVVTGLLCVGDSDMSGYAKKENAFVDKYFSDQQVTVSAVEERFRYSDFKLDEYAVKMAVLYFVSNCLFTSPNSKKVPNEILNIVGIGDYESFPWGKLVFKKTLHNLRIGLRGVPKKKTGKDIGSKHIDKRKGKAKAADKESSRTYKLPCFPYAFLVWIYETIPLCQKAGFCEYDSDPEYRICRWLNVGLPNNSAVERKVFSSPKLKGEYIFPTDEERSMLNLSGLEFIEKEDSDVDVDRVGAIGLQSSILNELRRDVKKVIQKQLHFDGSFEGFTSDIKCRFKELELNMISHIDSKIDESLQFYLDLKFNDLKEKFDDLKASQSVVDIRDDSGGDSDDESGLKDGVNVDLAVKDDLVMKEVDDVDLVTENVKDYSIDPVLNLAESGGVLVNEGDTVVEGEGLQNVGDGGLVKEGHLCFSW
- the LOC133034205 gene encoding uncharacterized protein LOC133034205 — encoded protein: MGFLSSQPDANADKEKRKKQDEDDHAKFKDLNKKSKDDEDDGDDQGMGGDAVSSIVKEVIKGINEGDDKSKKGGSVTKDDVGGEARKNMVDSSAIDVVVAGVIGSPNLFDSQGTEDSITLSAMEIINEKIETIEGSLKKEKNLEANSYEFAKRVPNIGSALRSPFTSDFGSIGSSSKPKGEQSKLLAFSSVALDRIDDLQSKLFEQWFKVGFNDRNKIKKFKERDRKLKVPLDFAIMKIDDKMWFYDLLTPGRNLSCSHLDVCFYYLRKEIKYNESVNSFVNTTDCFFAFCLCIFEMYNEFVKNDCDIESVKKDSKASAYVAGFGMYCSRKWIELDNVLMLLI
- the LOC115700217 gene encoding uncharacterized protein LOC115700217, which codes for MDPMTIILFYNGTWVDKTTYNDYEVAGILIPIKCSYNVLAQEIYETLSIDRNKYGITVKFQIKEGIPPITIKDDNGCKFYHQIRKKNDDETRYPLMVNTFESSASPECLASNNYLEIGETSMQCTEQLPTRTEYAQLVADYAYDHAQQALQTSSEINQVITNPQIDRIHVGQVFSNKQTLKNAISLYSIRQNQPFKVKRSSTLDYKIVCVDENCKWSFLASKHGKTEMFKVRKIKYDHTCSLDITSGNHPQATSNLVGHVIKNKFVNPKRNYTPNEIVDDIADDYSVSISYQKAWRAREKAMVDARRCPQESYGEIPSILYMMQISNPGTITDLVTDEDGKFKYLYFAIGASIKGWQHCTPIIVTDGTFLTNQYGGTLLTANAQNANRHIFPLAFAIVDSENDNSWNWFMQKIKETYGEREGQCIISDRHESIYKATKSNFPLLMHGVCCYHLLKNLKMKFKKGGDELKHAFDGASKAYTIEEFEKCMQDLDNIDLRIRDFLANEVGYDKWTRLYSMNKRYKTMTSNIAESVNAALKSVRELPVATLLECLHSLVQRWYWENKNRALKTDTTLANIPEKALKKQREMGLKYKVETANLLVYKVHDYTSSYIVNLENKTCTCQKFDYDEMPCSHAMAVLAKRNFSCYKYCSYYYTKEAFMSTYEDSILPLGEATSWNIPEDVKNITVHPPKYKRPAGRPKKDRYKGAMDTKTKVKCGKCNQKGHNRRSCKNEAILNPLKRRKLL